The Theileria orientalis strain Shintoku DNA, chromosome 2, complete genome genome has a window encoding:
- a CDS encoding 14-3-3 protein, whose amino-acid sequence MTEDNNHRSELIYTAKLAEQAERYDEMANAMKTLVETCVSDKEELTVEERNLLPNDLIQSVAYKNSVGSRRASWRIVSSVEQKEASKSNTAHKALARQYRVKIEGELNEICNNILNLLNNKLISSTNESESLVFYYKMKGDYYRYVSEFSCDESKTNASNNAKESYQRATEIAENELKPTHPIRLGLALNFSVFYYEILNKAHEACEMAKRAFDDAITEFDSVSEDSYKDSTLIMQLLRDNLTLWASDIQSDSLEEKPKGDE is encoded by the exons ATGACAGAAGATAATAATCACAGATCtgaattaatttatactgCTAAATTGGCTGAGCAGGCAGAGCGATACGATG AAATGGCCAATGCTATGAAGACTTTGGTAGAAACATGCGTATCAGACAAGGAAGAGCTGACAGTCGAGGAGCGAAACCTACTG CCTAACGATTTGATACAGAGTGTCGCCTATAAGAACAGCGTTGGCTCGAGGAGAGCCAGTTGGAGAATTGTGAGCAGCGTGGAGCAGAAGGAGGCCAGCAAGTCAAACACAGCCCACAAGGCATTGGCGCGCCAGTACAGAGTAAAAATTGAGGGAgaattaaatgaaatatgTAACAATATCCTGAACTTGCTAAACAACAAGCTCATTTCATCAACCAAT GAGAGCGAGAGCTTAGTGTTCTACTATAAAATGAAGGGGGACTACTACCGGTATGTGAGTGAGTTTTCGTGTGATGAAAGTAAAACCAATGCAAGCAACAATGCTAAAGAAAGTTATCAAAGAGCAACCGAAATCGCAGAAAATGAACTGAAACCAACGCACCCCATTAG ATTGGGACTGGCTCTCAACTTTTCTGTATTCTACTATGAAATACTTAACAAGGCGCACGAGGCGTGTGAAATGGCGAAGCGCGCGTTCGACGACGCAATCACGGAGTTCGACTCAGTATCAGAGGACTCTTACAAGGACTCGACACTGATAATGCAGCTACTGAGAGATAACTTGACACTGTGGGCATCGGACATCCAGTCAGACTCGTTGGAGGAAAAGCCCAAGGGGGACGAGTAA
- a CDS encoding uncharacterized protein (Os06g0158600 protein), which produces MNWFNKNEQPEEEVTLSKRAEMFQKEVDTMLSDVTRMTLPLQKRSFACCTNCFDLNPDNLDDITNCIKTCQEKPQEFGNTVQTELNKLQDVLLKCQQDCLNKYSSKPENNAEIERCAVKCYDTNKNMVKTIKSKLEQLIQGKAKKTRKFAQVKRRLSLKDTKLSIKKDVEHKEVDNKLTESKPVHSGMFFNYNENLVPPYQVIVDTNFVNSSIQNKLDLHKSMMDLLLSKCNSTQTLTLCSGIIHVTDCIIGELEKLGHRYRMALQLARDPRIVRLKCTHKGTYVDDCIVERVQMHKCYIVATNDRDLKRRIRKIPGVPIMYVKRHQYQIERIPFSITSK; this is translated from the exons ATGAACTGGTTTAATAAGAACGAACAGCCCGAGGAGGAGGTCACACTCTCAAAGAGAGCAGAAATGTTCCAAAAAGAGGTGGATACAATGCTCTCAGACGTGACGAGAATGACCCTACCCTTACAGAAGAGATCGTTCGCGTGTTGCACAAACTGTTTCGACCTAAACCCGGACAACCTGGACGATATAACAAACTGTATAAAAACCTGCCAAGAAAAGCCACAGGAGTTTGGAAACACAGTGCAAACTGAGCTGAATAAGCTTCAGGACGTACTACTCAAGTGTCAACAG GATTGCCTTAACAAGTATTCGTCAAAACCTGAAAATAATGCCGAAATTGAACGATGTGCTGTAAAATGTTATGAtacaaacaaaaatatgGTCAAAACGATCAAATCAAAATTAGAGCAA TTAATACAGGGAAAAGCTAAAAAAACACGGAAATTTGCACAGGTTAAAAGGAGACTGAGTCTCAAAGATACTAAGCT ATCCATTAAAAAAGACGTTGAACACAAGGAAGTTgataacaaattaacaGAATC GAAACCAGTGCACTCTGGAATGTTCTTTAACTACAATGAGAACCTTGTGCCGCCATATCAAGTCATAGTGGATACGAACTTCGTGAATTCGTCAATTCAGAACAAGTTGGACCTGCACAAGTCGATGATGGACCTGCTCCTTTCCAAGTGTAA CAGCACACAGACATTGACACTTTGTTCAGGCATCATACACGTCACAGATTGCATCATTGGAGAGTTGGAGAAGCTTGGTCACAGGTACAGAATGGCCCTGCAACTGGCTCGCGACCCGAGGATAGTACGTCTTAAGTGCACACACAAGGGCACGTACGTGGACGATTGCATAGTGGAGCGAGTTCAAATG CATAAGTGCTACATAGTAGCGACCAACGATAGGGACCTGAAGAGGAGGATACGGAAAATACCAGGCGTGCCAATAATGTACGTAAAACGGCACCAGTATCAAATCGAAAGAATACCGTTCTCAATCACTTCAAAGTAG
- a CDS encoding histone H2A variant, with product MDAGGKIGGKIGGKVGGMGKGGKGKTGSGKGKKTPMSRAARAGLQFPVGRVHRMLKSRVSADGRVGSTAAVYASAILEYLTAEVLELAGNASKDLKVKRITPRHLQLAIRGDEELDTLVKATIAGGGVIPHIHKALMNKGPAPVLVKPPKRL from the exons atggACGCTGGTGGCAAAATAGGTGGTAAAATAGGTGGAAAAGTCGGTGGAATGGGAAAAGGTGGAAAGGGAAAGACTG GCTCCGGAAAGGGTAAAAAAACACCCATGTCGAGAGCAGCCAGGGCAGGACTCCAATTCCCAGTCGGTAGGGTACACAGAATGTTAAAGTCACGTGTGAGCGCCGATGGCAGAGTGGGATCAACTGCAGCAGTTTACGCATCAGCCATACTCGAATACCTGACAGCAGAAGTTCTTGAGTTGGCAGGAAACGCTTCCAAGGATCTTAAAGTTAAGCGTATAACTCCACGTCACTTGCAGCTGGCCATCAGAGGAGACGAAGAATTGGACACACTCGTCAAGGCAACCATAGCAGGAGGTGGCGTCATTCCACATATCCACAAGGCATTGATGAACAAGGGACCCGCCCCAGTGCTTGTCAAGCCGCCAAAACGTCTCTAA
- a CDS encoding uncharacterized protein (transport protein particle (TRAPP) component, Bet3 family protein), translating to MELVGAGEDSTSQLKWITILEKIPEIYYNSHYLSKRQRLHLMGFEVGCRILDALTIKDKITTRFTTIVPLLSFISTSVWKYLFNHHAVLMRGKDSYKEYMLNDKEFQITKYISMPRELQYSTCSSFIAGIVDGILSSAKFVPP from the exons ATGGAATTAGTGGGTGCTGGGGAAGATTCCACCAGTCAGTTAAAATGGATCACGATTCTGGAAAAAATACCagaaatatattacaacaGTCACTATCTAAGCAAAAGGCAAAG GCTTCACTTGATGGGCTTTGAAGTGGGATGTAGAATCCTGGATGCCCTAACAATAAAGGACAAGATTACAACCAGATTCACCACCATCGTACCCTTACTAAGTTTCATATCCACGAGCGTCTGGAAGTACCTGTTTAACCACCACGCGGTTCTCATGAGAGGGAAGGACAGCTACAAAGAAT ACATGTTGAACGACAAGGAATTTCAAATTACCAAATATATCTCGATGCCGAGG GAATTGCAATATTCAACCTGCTCTTCATTTATCGCCGGAATTGTGGACGGGATTCTATCTAGTGCCAAATTCGTACCTCCGTAG
- a CDS encoding ATP-dependent RNA helicase: MTSTVDTVRNDRSVDPQWKRDILEKNVDKRYKTEDVTKTKGSEFEDYFLKRELLMGIFEKGFERPSPIQEESIPVALAGHDILARAKNGTGKTAAFVIPLLQKLNTKEGHIQGLILLPTRELALQTSAVVKELGKYLDVECMVSTGGTSLRNDIMRLYKPVHILCGTPGRILDLTNKGVAVLGQCHSVVLDEADKMLSQEFCPIVEALLKFLPTEKQLILYSATFPASVQAFKEQHLPNAYEINLMDDLTLRGITQFYAYVEERQKVHCLSTLFARLQINQAIIFCNSVVRVELLAKKITELGFSCFYIHAKMMQNHRNRVFHDFRNGACRCLVSSDLFTRGIDFRFVNVVVNFDFPKNSSTYLHRIGRSGRFGHLGLAINLVTEQDKQSLFKIEEELATEIKPIPAHVDPALYS; the protein is encoded by the exons ATGACTTCCACAGTAGATACTGTTAGAAATGACAGGTCCGTTGACCCTCAGTGGAAAAGGGACATTTTAGAAAAGAATGTAGACAAAAGATACAAAACGGAG GATGTTACCAAAACAAAAGGTAGTGAGTTCGAGGACTACTTTTTGAAAAGGGAGCTGTTGATGGGCATTTTCGAGAAAGGGTTCGAAAGGCCCTCACCAATCCAAGAGGAAAGCATACCAGTCGCTCTAGCAGGTCACGATATACTGGCAAGAGCTAAAAATGGCACAG GTAAAACAGCAGCATTTGTCATCCCGCTGCTACAAAAACTTAACACGAAAGAGGGTCACATCCAGGGCTTAATTCTGTTGCCCACCAGGGAGCTCGCACTCCAGACGAGCGCAGTCGTGAAGGAGCTCGGAAAATACCTGGACGTCGAGTGCATGGTCTCCACAGGAGGAACCAGCCTCAGAAACGACATTATGAGGCTGTACAAACCGGTTCACATACTCTGCGGAACCCCAGGACGCATACTCGACCTCACGAACAAGGGTGTGGCAGTTCTGGGCCAGTGCCACTCAGTGGTGCTCGACGAGGCGGACAAGATGCTCTCGCAGGAGTTCTGCCCTATCGTGGAGGCGCTCCTGAAGTTCCTGCCCACGGAAAAACAGCTAATCCTGTACAGCGCAACCTTCCCGGCGAGCGTGCAGGCATTCAAGGAGCAGCACCTGCCGAACGCATACGAAATCAACCTCATGGACGACCTGACGCTGCGGGGAATCACGCAGTTCTACGCATACGTGGAGGAGCGGCAGAAGGTGCACTGCCTGTCGACGCTATTCGCACGCCTGCAGATCAACCAGGCCATAATATTTTGCAACTCTGTTGTGAGAGTGGAGCTGCTGGCGAAGAAGATCACGGAGCTCGGATTCTCATGCTTCTACATCCACGCCAAGATGATGCAGAACCACAGAAACAGAGTCTTCCACGACTTCAGAAACGGAGCCTGCAGGTGCCTTGTCTCCTCAGACCTGTTCACGCGCGGCATCGACTTCAGATTCGTCAACGTTGTTGTCAACTTCGACTTCCCAAAGAACTCGTCAACCTACCTACACAGAATCGGACGTTCAGGACGCTTCGGACACCTGGGTTTAGCAATCAACTTAGTGACGGAGCAGGACAAACAATCACTTTTCAA AATCGAAGAAGAACTTGCTACTGAAATTAAACCAATACCTGCTCACGTGGACCCCGCACTCTACTCATGA
- a CDS encoding uncharacterized protein (zinc finger, RING-type domain containing protein): MSQVDDPMYVVPSPQSDSVRGQVLSDPISYSNTVDDYTNNVPASYDNQILLDGGFGIPNIGTPDTLSSVEHNTVEPLPDRPSVSPTSANSMPGRTSSMPNTTNVGVSNALIPGPNGARRGARNSSNNLSEITSPYTYRPPTRQSSIPTRNNRHLIANQSELLRLQQELTRYHASLHPALCNSPRLANQNRRVNRGPGLANPNSNPNPSLPFISQGLRGSPTAVGAGDSLFGVDFNASFPPGGVPIENICISDGRPIMASQPAYGFNYFDRVYNDNTQYLTTHSGIRNFVPSPRTAGRSSVPSSYVASSMPTSRTSSMPSSRNSSPRRNQYFMRSPANTFAMNSNSTNYFVPGGANVPLSSHGSNINFLSMPTASINMMEPVEVRLPQEIIESFPVNNYTTNSNDVDDNSKTCSVCLEEYQEGVEIKRLPCTHFYHKNCIDLWLNKSTICPICKFDFIVMLQF; the protein is encoded by the exons ATGTCTCAAGTTGACGATCCAATGTACGTTGTCCCAAGTCCTCAATCCGACAGTGTGAGGGGACAAGTATTATCTGATCCTATATCATATTCTAATACTGTGGACGACTACACCAATAATGTTCCAGCAA GCTATGATAATCAAATCTTACTTGACGGCGGCTTTGGTATTCCTAATATAGGAACTCCTGACACCTTGTCCAGTGTTGAGCACAATACGGTGGAGCCGTTGCCCGATCGGCCAAGTGTTTCACCCACTTCTGCCAATTCCATGCCTGGTAGGACCAGCAGTATGCCTAATACGACCAACGTTGGTGTCAGTAACGCCTTGATACCTGGGCCCAATGGGGCTAGGAGGGGAGCCAGGAACTCCAGTAACAACTTATCTGAGATCACATCACCCTACACATACAGGCCTCCTACGAGACAGTCGTCCATTCCCACGAGAAATAAT CGCCATTTGATTGCAAATCAGTCAGAACTATTACGACTTCAACAGGAATTGACCAGGTACCACGCCTCTCTACACCCTGCGCTATGC AATTCTCCGAGGTTGGCAAATCAAAATCGACGTGTGAATAGGGGCCCTGGCCTGGCCAATCCCAATTCTAACCCCAATCCCAGTCTCCCCTTTATTTCCCAGGGTCTGCGGGGCAGCCCTACTGCAGTGGGCGCTGGCGACAGTCTGTTCGGAGTAGACTTCAATGCATCTTTTCCTCCCGGTGGTGTTCCCATTGAGAACATTTGTATCTCCGACGGCCGCCCTATCATGGCTAGTCAACCCGCTTACGGCTTCAACTACTTCGACCGCGTTTACAACGACAACACACAGTACCTCACGACTCACTCTGGCATTCGCAACTTCGTCCCAAGTCCAAGAACCGCTGGCCGGTCTAGCGTGCCGAGCAGCTACGTCGCCAGTAGCATGCCTACCAGTCGTACCAGTAGCATGCCTAGCAGTCGGAACAGCAGCCCTCGACGGAACCAGTATTTTATGCGCAGCCCTGCGAACACCTTCGCAATGAACAGCAACAGCACCAACTACTTCGTTCCCGGCGGAGCCAACGTTCCTCTCAGCTCTCATGGCTCCAATATCAACTTTTTGTCCATGCCCACCGCGTCAATAAACATGATGGAGCCCGTAGAAGTGAGGCTTCCTCAGGAGATAATCGAGTCTTTTCCCGTTAACAACTACACAACCAACTCCAACGACGTCGACGATAACTCGAAAACCTGCTCCGTATGCCTTGAGGAATACCAGGAAGGGGTCGAAATCAAAAGACTGCCGTGCACGCACTTTTACCACAAAAACTGCATAGACCTTTGGCTGAACAAGAGTACTATATGTCCGATTTGCAAGTTTGACTTCATAGTAATGCTccagttttaa
- a CDS encoding uncharacterized protein (proteinase and amylase inhibitor domain containing protein): protein MNCVLIFILITKIVKGGENPDSPKTSDPNDRGLLTKVSNTEVAVVQNGSIKEQCNNVRPLIQYDKAFCHENCIQVAEDCKLAADPVHCVAKLKNKSVERNLFFKKCRFADHFQKLVDNKSNSYTNKCFLTKSVYRDSWVDTANKSCHCALVNAEPCSEEEIENSEDTLEELRNLAICPRFDHEKFRIDNKSIFSIGIGKGKKIHCPKLWMLTNNSPERPNLPMKGVDLEISSVEDGELSKFCQHGPVYSAYSTQSSSKGWDYSCDDVKALDSKWKNSCQEMCRKVDKHCSKFDSQLIECLKQRLTTGEEQRLFSKYNCYFPEESSYVLWQRNIENVDKLVGEMEHCELVYRDSENKEECLSLCEFSKEYCGVNLNETKQECMKEIFEEKNENKEAYKDEEIKKMMETFKTNCKFKRNNLGKGYMFCKLKKRKCDYTAWSEWSQCSGSCIDYDNIPIRYRKRRLTGNGDCIEEKLGTLEFQICSNLPTCRYRQWITKDFTESEVIGNFDKIKEESEERSQQKWITIALNMHPEIMRSKYNVNLQDEEEVENGEKYVIRKAVIVTTFEQTECSCPKGYKEISFATFIKSRNLKEQLEQLCRNDAYSQLVFDSRGRYVFYCNIGLVIKEVERATCDDPDSKEYVACRKEEGYLEKIKEKKVRLLVKSVIGLAAMMGTMLMLLKNTDLESGGTKGNLGYLHPGKRHMSHGHGHDDHHGHGAHHHEEPPHYAYRGDGLPSVKCEELQHMLHMNERLKAKLSERPAPHPAESHLETSDKVDPETMEVYTELQLLYNKVLAANWHDTVQLTMNMDIWVSNLDKLRRRGRDLPHVQVQALLSETLKLFDLVYQVEDLQDHLYELMEELTPGPDSEADHAQNAVSNLKEHLREVLARYQEMKRLYPEYTVKLKESVGYTLAVLRQRYTFDWPEEHSYFY from the exons atgaattgtGTTCTTATTTTCATCCTAATTACTAAGATTGTTAAGGGAGGGGAAAACCCTGATTCTCCGAAAACTTCTGATCCGAATGATAGGGGCTTGTTAACCAAAGTGTCAAACACCGAAGTTGCTGTTGTACAAAACGGTTCTATAAAGGAGCAGTGCAACAACGTAAGGCCGCTAATCCAATACGACAAGGCCTTTTGCCACGAAAATTGTATTCAGGTGGCCGAAGATTGTAAATTGGCAGCTGACCCTGTACACTGTGTAGccaaattaaaaaataagagcGTAGAGAGGAAtctgttttttaaaaaatgtagatTTGCAGatcattttcaaaaattGGTGgacaataaatcaaatagCTATACGAACAAGTGTTTCTTGACAAAGTCGGTGTACAGAGACTCATGGGTCGACACCGCTAACAAAAGCTGCCATTGCGCACTGGTAAACGCAGAGCCGTGCTCAGAAGAGGAGATTGAAAACTCGGAAGACACactggaggagctgagaAACTTGGCAATTTGTCCAAGGTTTGACCACGAAAAGTTTAGAATCGACAATAAGTCAATATTCTCGATAGGCATCGGCAAAGGGAAGAAGATACACTGCCCAAAGCTGTGGATGCTGACGAATAATAGCCCAGAGAGGCCAAACCTGCCAATGAAGGGAGTTGATTTGGAAATAAGCAGCGTGGAAGATGGAGAACTAAGTAAATTCTGCCAACACGGACCAGTATACTCGGCATATTCTACGCAAAGTTCAAGTAAAG GTTGGGACTATAGCTGTGACGACGTAAAGGCGCTGGACTCTAAATGGAAAAATTCGTGCCaagaaatgtgtagaaaAGTGGACAAGCACTGCTCAAAGTTCGATTCGCAGCTAATAGAGTGTTTGAAGCAAAGGCTGACGACGGGAGAAGAGCAGAGGTTATTTTCCAAATACAACTGCTATTTCCCAGAAG AAAGTAGTTATGTTTTATGGCAGAGGAATATTGAAAATGTAGATAAGCTAGTGGGAGAAATGGAACACTGTGAGCTGGTGTACAGAGACTCGGAAAATAAAGAGGAATGTTTATCGCTGTGCGAATTCTCAAAGGAGTATTGCGGAGTAAATCTGAATGAAACGAAACAGGAGTGTATGAAAGAAATatttgaagaaaaaaatgaaaataaagaagcATATAAAGATGAGGagataaagaaaatgatgGAGACgtttaaaacaaactgcaaatttaaaaggaatAACCTGGGAAAAGGATATATGTTCTGTAAACTGAAAAAGAGAAAGTGCGATTACACAGCATGGTCAGAATGGTCACAGTGTAGCGGTAGCTGTATAGACTACGATAACATACCAATAAGATATAGGAAGAGAAGGCTGACAGGAAACGGAGACTGCATAGAGGAAAAACTAGGAACACTAGAGTTCCAAATATGCTCAAACCTGCCGACGTGTAGATACAGGCAGTGGATAACGAAGGACTTCACAGAGTCGGAGGTAATAGGAAACTTTGACAAGATCAAGGAAGAGTCCGAGGAGAGAAGTCAGCAGAAGTGGATAACAATAGCACTCAATATGCACCCGGAAATCATGAGGTCGAAGTACAACGTAAACCTGCaagacgaagaggaggtGGAAAACGGAGAAAAGTATGTGATAAGGAAGGCAGTGATCGTCACGACGTTTGAACAGACGGAGTGCAGCTGCCCCAAAGGCTACAAGGAGATCAGCTTCGCAACCTTCATAAAAAGcaggaacctgaaggagcagCTGGAACAGCTCTGCAGAAACGACGCATACAGCCAGCTGGTCTTCGATAGCAGAGGAAGGTACGTCTTCTACTGCAACATAGGCCTCGTGATCAAGGAGGTGGAAAGGGCGACCTGCGACGACCCGGACAGCAAGGAGTACGTGGCCTGCAGAAAGGAAGAAGGATacctggaaaaaataaaggagaagaaggtgaGACTGCTGGTGAAGAGCGTAATAGGACTGGCGGCAATGATGGGAACGATGCTGATGTTGCT TAAAAACACTGATTTGGAGAGCGGAGGCACAAAGGGAAACTTAGGGTATCTACACCCGGGAAAAAGGCACATGAGCCACGGCCATGGGCACGACGACCACCACGGACACGGAGCCCACCACCACGAGGAGCCGCCGCACTACGCGTACAGAGGGGACGGGCTGCCGAGCGTAAAGTGCGAAGAGCTGCAGCACATGCTTCACATGAACGAGAGGCTCAAGGCGAAGCTGAGCGAAAGGCCAGCGCCGCACCCCGCGGAGTCGCACCTGGAGACGAGCGACAAGGTGGACCCGGAGACGATGGAAGTGTACACGGAGCTGCAGCTGTTGTACAACAAGGTCCTGGCGGCAAACTGGCACGACACAGTGCAGCTGACGATGAACATGGACATCTGGGTGAGCAACCTGGATAAGCTGAGGAGGCGAGGAAGGGACCTGCCGCACGTGCAGGTGCAGGCGCTGCTCTCGGAGACGCTGAAGCTGTTTGACCTGGTCTACCAGGTCGAGGACCTGCAGGACCACCTCTACGAGCTAATGGAGGAGCTGACGCCGGGGCCGGACTCGGAGGCCGACCACGCGCAGAACGCAGTGAGcaacctgaaggagcacCTGCGGGAAGTGCTCGCGAGGTACCAGGAGATGAAGCGGCTGTACCCGGAGTACACggtgaagctgaaggagagCGTGGGCTACACGCTGGCGGTGCTGAGGCAGCGCTACACGTTCGACTGGCCGGAGGAGCACAGCTACTTTTATTGA